One genomic region from Skermania piniformis encodes:
- a CDS encoding MarR family winged helix-turn-helix transcriptional regulator: protein MQTPDTSPGFLLWRVTLRWQREITAALKPLGLTHVQFVLLATCWWLNRSGQHPTQVALADFAGVDVKMASQVIRALETAGLLGREVDPDDSRARRLHTTPRGDDLAPRAIALVEAVDQDFFGALPATTGAALTRALRGLS from the coding sequence GTGCAGACCCCCGACACCAGCCCCGGATTCCTGCTCTGGCGGGTCACCCTGCGCTGGCAGCGCGAGATCACCGCGGCGCTGAAGCCGCTCGGACTGACCCACGTCCAGTTCGTCCTGCTGGCCACCTGCTGGTGGCTGAACCGGTCCGGACAGCATCCCACCCAGGTCGCGCTGGCCGACTTCGCCGGGGTCGACGTCAAGATGGCCTCGCAGGTGATCCGGGCGCTGGAAACCGCCGGACTGCTCGGCCGCGAGGTGGACCCGGACGACAGCCGAGCCCGCCGGCTGCACACCACCCCGCGCGGCGACGACCTGGCCCCCCGCGCCATCGCCCTCGTCGAAGCTGTCGACCAGGACTTCTTCGGTGCACTGCCCGCAACGACCGGGGCCGCGCTCACCCGGGCGCTGCGAGGTCTGAGCTGA